One segment of Amycolatopsis alba DSM 44262 DNA contains the following:
- a CDS encoding ion transporter, translating to MTTREQRRVNPLDLVMLVLAVFSVGLLVYVTFFPHSEKTAHTVFVIDTTVCGIFALEFLWRWRRHGWEKWFPLRNWYEILGMIPIAHPALRGFRLLRILAVLVRLARTADRAFGERFTQRLVERLSRPIVLAIKKPITIAVLDEVVKVVETGNYPQNLARSLGENQTLLRGIIAEKLKSDPQAGRLSKLPFHDEVVRSVIDTAMRVILEVLTDPRIDEFFAHVVRENREQIRNAVQLGLNEREDDEELASQLPTRPQHQLMD from the coding sequence ATGACCACCCGCGAACAACGGCGCGTGAATCCGCTCGACCTGGTGATGCTCGTCCTCGCCGTGTTCTCCGTCGGGCTGCTCGTCTACGTGACGTTCTTCCCGCATTCGGAGAAGACGGCGCACACCGTCTTCGTCATCGACACGACGGTGTGCGGGATCTTCGCGCTGGAATTCCTGTGGCGGTGGCGACGCCACGGCTGGGAGAAGTGGTTCCCGCTGCGCAACTGGTACGAAATCCTCGGCATGATCCCCATCGCGCATCCGGCGTTGCGCGGATTCCGGCTGCTGCGGATCCTGGCCGTGCTCGTCCGGCTCGCGCGCACGGCGGACCGCGCGTTCGGGGAGCGGTTCACGCAGCGGCTGGTCGAACGGCTTTCGCGGCCGATAGTGCTGGCGATCAAGAAGCCGATCACGATCGCGGTGCTCGACGAGGTCGTCAAGGTGGTGGAAACCGGGAACTACCCGCAGAACCTCGCGCGCTCACTCGGCGAGAACCAGACTCTGCTGCGGGGGATCATCGCCGAGAAGCTCAAGAGCGATCCGCAGGCGGGGCGGCTTTCGAAGCTGCCGTTCCACGACGAGGTGGTGCGCTCGGTGATCGACACCGCGATGCGCGTGATCCTCGAGGTGCTGACGGATCCCCGGATCGATGAGTTCTTCGCCCATGTGGTGCGGGAGAACCGCGAGCAGATCCGGAACGCGGTGCAGCTGGGACTGAACGAGCGGGAGGACGACGAGGAGCTGGCGTCGCAGCTGCCGACCCGGCCTCAGCACCAGCTGATGGACTGA
- the hrpB gene encoding ATP-dependent helicase HrpB has protein sequence MTLPDLPVRAVLPELEAALDAHGTAVLVAPPGTGKTTLVPLALDNGEGRVIVAEPRRLAARAAAARMASLLGERVGETVGYSVRGDRKVSSSTRIEVVTSGLLVRRVQNDPELAGVSTVLLDECHERHLDADLLLALLLDVRAGLRDDLRLLATSATVAAGRLAALLGDAPVITARARTYPVDVSYSPAARGERIEATVVRAIHKALSEGDGDVLAFLPGAGEIARVSGLLNGLDADVLPLHGRLSAASQDDALRPRARRRVVLSTSVAESSLTVPGVRAVVDCGLSRVPRVDHRRGLPGLATVRVSAAVAEQRAGRAGREAPGRAYRCWAAHEQGSLPAYPEPEIRTAELARFALELACWSTPDGSGLSWWDPPGEGALAAGRALLTTLGATAEDGTVTERGRKMAGLGLHPRLARALLDGAARTNARSAAEIVALLDSGGTLTDLEAELRRVRGDERWKSEVRRLAKLVPDGGGKPDPALVVALAHPERLARRRSAGTPVYLMAGGTAAELPRGSGLADVEWLAVAEATRDPGRAQGIIRLAAPADEALAVRAAPNLVSAVDEVRWSSGDVVARSVRKLGAIVLSEKPLRSPAPDAIRAALLDGLRAEGLGLLRWSEDGRRLRERLSFLHRVLGAPWPAVSDAALLSTLDTWLDFGPARRRSDLASLDAGAALRGLLPWPEASRLDELAPDRLEVPSGSRIRVDYSGEQPVLAVKLQETFGWLATPELAGVPVVLHLLSPAGRPAAVTADLESFWRNGYAAVRADLRGRYPKHPWPEEPLSAAPTRRTTRRGGP, from the coding sequence GTGACCCTTCCCGATCTGCCGGTTCGCGCCGTCCTGCCCGAACTCGAAGCCGCTCTCGACGCCCATGGCACCGCGGTCCTCGTCGCGCCCCCCGGAACCGGTAAGACCACGCTGGTGCCGCTCGCGCTGGACAACGGCGAGGGCCGGGTGATCGTCGCCGAACCGAGGCGGCTGGCCGCGCGCGCCGCGGCGGCACGGATGGCGTCGCTGCTGGGCGAACGGGTCGGTGAGACGGTCGGCTATTCGGTGCGCGGAGATCGGAAGGTGTCTTCTTCGACGCGGATCGAAGTGGTCACCTCGGGGCTGCTGGTCCGCCGCGTGCAGAACGATCCCGAACTGGCCGGGGTTTCGACCGTCCTGCTCGACGAATGCCACGAACGCCATCTCGACGCGGATCTGCTGCTCGCACTGCTGCTCGACGTCCGCGCCGGGCTGCGGGACGACCTGCGCCTGCTCGCGACCTCCGCCACCGTGGCCGCCGGACGGCTGGCGGCCCTCCTCGGTGACGCGCCGGTGATCACCGCGCGGGCCCGGACCTATCCGGTCGACGTCTCGTACTCCCCGGCGGCGCGCGGCGAGCGGATCGAAGCGACCGTGGTCCGCGCGATCCACAAAGCACTGTCCGAAGGGGACGGTGACGTGCTCGCTTTCCTGCCGGGAGCCGGTGAGATCGCCAGGGTGAGCGGACTGCTCAACGGCCTGGACGCCGACGTGCTGCCGTTGCACGGGCGGCTTTCGGCGGCGAGCCAGGACGACGCGCTGCGCCCGCGCGCCCGCCGCCGGGTGGTGCTGTCGACGTCGGTCGCCGAGTCCAGCCTGACCGTGCCGGGGGTGCGCGCCGTGGTGGACTGCGGGCTGTCGCGGGTGCCCCGTGTCGATCACCGGCGCGGCCTGCCGGGACTGGCGACGGTCCGGGTTTCGGCTGCCGTCGCGGAACAGCGCGCGGGCCGCGCCGGACGTGAGGCGCCGGGACGCGCCTACCGGTGCTGGGCGGCGCACGAGCAGGGTTCCCTGCCCGCGTACCCCGAACCCGAGATCAGGACGGCGGAACTGGCGCGGTTCGCGCTCGAACTCGCGTGCTGGTCCACTCCGGACGGTTCCGGCCTCTCCTGGTGGGATCCGCCGGGCGAGGGCGCGCTTGCCGCCGGTCGCGCGTTGCTGACCACGCTCGGAGCGACCGCGGAAGACGGGACGGTGACCGAACGCGGCCGGAAGATGGCCGGGCTGGGCCTGCATCCGCGACTGGCACGGGCGTTGCTGGACGGCGCGGCGCGGACCAACGCGCGTTCGGCGGCCGAGATCGTCGCGCTGCTGGACAGCGGCGGCACGCTGACCGATCTCGAAGCCGAGCTACGGCGGGTGCGGGGCGACGAGCGGTGGAAGTCCGAGGTGCGACGGCTCGCGAAGCTGGTGCCCGACGGTGGCGGCAAACCTGATCCGGCGCTGGTCGTGGCGCTGGCACATCCCGAACGGCTCGCGCGGCGGCGCTCCGCGGGGACGCCGGTGTACCTGATGGCCGGTGGGACCGCGGCGGAACTGCCGCGCGGCAGCGGGCTCGCCGACGTCGAATGGCTGGCGGTGGCCGAAGCGACCCGTGATCCCGGCCGCGCGCAGGGCATCATCCGGCTGGCCGCGCCCGCCGACGAGGCCCTCGCCGTCCGCGCGGCGCCGAATCTCGTTTCGGCGGTGGACGAAGTGCGCTGGTCTTCGGGCGATGTCGTGGCGCGTTCGGTGCGGAAGCTCGGGGCGATCGTGCTGTCGGAGAAACCGTTGCGCTCGCCCGCGCCGGACGCGATCCGCGCCGCGCTGCTGGACGGCTTGCGCGCCGAAGGGCTCGGCCTGCTGCGGTGGTCGGAAGACGGGCGACGGCTGCGCGAACGGCTGTCCTTCCTGCATCGGGTACTGGGCGCGCCTTGGCCCGCGGTCTCCGACGCCGCCTTGCTGTCCACTTTGGACACCTGGCTCGACTTCGGCCCGGCGCGCCGCCGGTCGGACCTTGCCTCGCTGGACGCGGGCGCCGCGCTGCGCGGACTCCTGCCCTGGCCGGAAGCGTCGCGTCTGGACGAGCTGGCGCCGGACCGGCTGGAGGTACCGTCGGGTTCGCGGATCCGGGTCGACTATTCGGGTGAGCAGCCGGTGCTGGCCGTGAAACTGCAGGAGACCTTCGGCTGGCTCGCGACGCCCGAGCTGGCGGGCGTGCCCGTCGTGCTGCACCTGCTCTCCCCCGCCGGGCGGCCCGCCGCGGTCACCGCCGATCTGGAGTCGTTCTGGCGCAACGGTTACGCCGCCGTGCGCGCCGATCTGCGCGGCCGCTACCCGAAACACCCCTGGCCGGAAGAGCCGCTGAGCGCCGCCCCCACCCGGCGGACCACGCGGCGCGGCGGGCCGTGA
- a CDS encoding glutamate ABC transporter substrate-binding protein, translated as MRGRALLVACLMLVTAAAACGKEAGPSDSLVARAVALNELTIGIRFDQPGLSQRTVDGRYVGFDVDVAKYIASELGVDEDHITWHDSRPSSRETDITSGITDLMVATYSITEKRKQTVAFAGPYFDVGQDLLVRLRSTDITGPENLNGRKLCAVGGTTSAEQVRDKFAQAVQLIEYPRYQDCVTALLAGQVDAVTTDDVILAGYVAQNPELLRVVGKPFSKEKYGVGLRKDDIEGRAAVAKAIQKMISSGEWLDSLNRNIGPSGYRIPPPPQVTEQ; from the coding sequence ATGAGGGGACGCGCCCTGCTGGTGGCCTGCTTGATGCTGGTCACAGCGGCGGCGGCCTGCGGCAAAGAGGCCGGCCCGTCGGATTCACTGGTCGCGCGCGCCGTCGCGCTCAACGAACTCACCATCGGCATCCGCTTCGACCAGCCGGGGCTCTCCCAGCGGACGGTCGACGGCCGGTACGTCGGCTTCGACGTCGACGTGGCGAAGTACATCGCGAGCGAACTGGGCGTCGACGAAGATCACATCACCTGGCACGACAGCAGGCCCTCGTCACGCGAGACGGACATCACCTCGGGGATCACCGATCTGATGGTGGCGACCTATTCGATCACCGAGAAACGCAAACAGACCGTCGCTTTCGCCGGGCCTTATTTCGACGTCGGCCAGGACCTGCTCGTGCGTCTCCGGTCGACCGACATCACCGGTCCCGAGAACCTCAACGGCCGCAAGCTGTGCGCCGTGGGCGGCACCACCTCGGCCGAGCAGGTGCGCGACAAGTTCGCCCAGGCCGTCCAGCTCATCGAGTACCCGCGCTACCAGGATTGCGTCACCGCGCTCCTCGCCGGGCAGGTGGACGCGGTCACCACCGACGACGTCATCCTGGCCGGATACGTGGCGCAGAACCCGGAGTTGCTGAGGGTCGTCGGCAAGCCGTTCTCGAAGGAGAAATACGGTGTCGGCCTGCGCAAGGACGACATCGAAGGGCGGGCGGCGGTGGCCAAGGCCATCCAGAAGATGATCTCGTCCGGCGAATGGCTGGACTCGCTGAACCGCAACATCGGCCCGTCCGGCTACCGGATCCCGCCTCCGCCGCAGGTCACCGAGCAGTGA
- a CDS encoding MauE/DoxX family redox-associated membrane protein codes for MGTLARLGLAAVWLVSGALKISDPGQTYIAVQAFDVLPDGLVRPVAIGMPIAELALGLLLLAGFVTRWASMLSVLLLAVLIAAIAQSWARGLSIDCGCFGGGGQIAADQTQYPQEIARDLGFALLGVWLIVRPRTWLSVDGWLGNSGGPADDDYVGIAEGNE; via the coding sequence GTGGGCACACTCGCCCGGCTCGGACTGGCCGCCGTCTGGTTGGTTTCCGGAGCGCTGAAGATCAGCGATCCGGGACAGACCTACATCGCGGTGCAGGCTTTCGACGTCCTGCCGGACGGGCTCGTGCGCCCTGTCGCGATCGGGATGCCGATCGCCGAACTGGCGCTCGGCCTGCTCCTGCTCGCCGGGTTCGTGACCCGCTGGGCGTCGATGCTGTCGGTGCTGCTGCTCGCTGTGCTCATCGCCGCGATCGCCCAATCCTGGGCGCGCGGACTGAGCATCGACTGCGGCTGCTTCGGCGGTGGCGGTCAGATCGCCGCGGATCAGACGCAGTATCCGCAGGAGATCGCCAGGGACCTCGGGTTCGCGCTGCTCGGTGTCTGGCTGATCGTGCGGCCGCGGACCTGGCTGTCGGTGGACGGCTGGCTCGGGAACTCCGGGGGCCCCGCCGACGACGACTATGTGGGTATCGCTGAAGGGAACGAATAA
- a CDS encoding DsbA family protein, producing MGGAERNARKRKQEQTAARSVAQARGVASGDKKKVVAITVAVVVLAALVIGGVIWTTSSKNSTEGKDIAAQTGTWAPGVVEKRDGAVVTAGKPEATKTIDVYADFLCPICKQFEETFKDKLHEQVNNGTLAIRYHMLPMLNQRSDPPGYSLDSANASLAAADAGKFLAFHDALFKDQPQEGARGFDKTQLIKLGQDVGITDPAFATAINTGVYEQQIQDAYKKISTDPSLQQDFGQGAGFGTPTVTYNGQVVKLEQDWVTKTLG from the coding sequence GTGGGTGGAGCTGAGCGCAACGCTCGGAAACGCAAGCAGGAGCAGACGGCGGCGCGCTCGGTGGCGCAGGCCAGGGGCGTCGCGAGCGGAGACAAGAAGAAGGTCGTCGCGATCACCGTCGCGGTGGTCGTGCTCGCCGCGCTGGTGATCGGTGGCGTGATCTGGACGACGTCCAGCAAGAACTCCACCGAGGGCAAGGACATCGCGGCACAGACGGGCACCTGGGCGCCCGGTGTCGTCGAGAAGCGCGACGGGGCCGTCGTGACCGCGGGCAAGCCCGAGGCCACGAAGACCATCGACGTCTACGCCGACTTCCTCTGCCCGATCTGCAAGCAGTTCGAAGAGACGTTCAAGGACAAGCTCCACGAGCAGGTGAACAACGGGACGCTGGCGATCCGGTACCACATGCTCCCGATGCTCAACCAGCGTTCCGACCCGCCGGGTTACTCGCTGGACTCGGCCAACGCCTCGCTCGCCGCGGCCGACGCGGGCAAGTTCCTCGCCTTCCACGACGCGCTGTTCAAGGACCAGCCGCAGGAGGGCGCGCGCGGGTTCGACAAGACGCAGCTGATCAAACTCGGGCAGGACGTCGGGATCACCGACCCGGCCTTCGCGACGGCGATCAACACCGGCGTCTACGAGCAGCAGATCCAGGACGCGTACAAGAAGATCTCCACGGACCCGTCGCTGCAGCAGGACTTCGGGCAGGGCGCCGGCTTCGGTACGCCGACCGTCACTTACAACGGTCAGGTCGTGAAGCTCGAACAGGACTGGGTGACGAAGACCCTCGGCTAG
- a CDS encoding LysR family transcriptional regulator → MELRDIEIFLALADELHFGRTADRLHVSQARVSQSIKQVERRIGAPLFARTSRRVRLTPIGERLRDDLGPAYRALYEGIDRAVAAGRGIGGVLRLGFEAPGVADLTEDLLDRFRRRYPDTELLIREADFADPFAMLRSGEIDVLVTLLPADDPELTTGPAVYTEPMVLAVSSKHPFARRKSVTLDDLARDTVLRAAHPPEPYWIEEPRQWLTPAGHPVTRGKPFATFQELLAAIATGAGICPLAAHAQEYFSHPRIRFVPFAGSPDVEWGLVWPRSAETARVQAFAAVASLP, encoded by the coding sequence ATGGAACTGCGGGATATCGAGATCTTCCTGGCGCTGGCCGACGAACTGCATTTCGGCCGCACCGCGGACCGGCTGCACGTCTCGCAGGCACGGGTGAGCCAGTCGATCAAACAGGTGGAGCGCCGGATCGGCGCGCCGCTGTTCGCCCGCACCAGCAGGCGGGTCCGGCTCACGCCGATCGGCGAACGGCTGCGGGACGACCTCGGCCCCGCTTACCGCGCGCTGTACGAAGGCATCGATCGCGCGGTCGCGGCCGGACGCGGGATCGGCGGCGTGCTGCGGCTGGGCTTCGAGGCACCCGGCGTCGCCGATCTGACCGAAGACCTGCTGGACCGCTTCCGCCGGCGCTATCCCGACACGGAACTGCTCATCCGGGAGGCAGACTTCGCCGACCCGTTCGCGATGCTGCGCTCGGGTGAGATCGACGTCCTGGTGACCCTGCTCCCGGCCGACGACCCCGAACTCACGACCGGACCGGCCGTGTACACCGAACCGATGGTGCTCGCGGTGTCGTCGAAACACCCTTTCGCGCGACGGAAGTCAGTCACCCTGGACGACCTCGCCCGCGACACCGTGCTTCGCGCGGCGCATCCGCCGGAGCCGTACTGGATCGAGGAACCACGGCAGTGGCTGACGCCTGCCGGGCACCCCGTGACGCGAGGAAAGCCCTTCGCGACGTTCCAGGAACTGCTCGCCGCGATCGCCACCGGCGCCGGCATCTGCCCGCTCGCGGCGCACGCGCAGGAGTACTTCAGCCACCCGCGAATCCGCTTCGTGCCCTTCGCCGGTTCGCCCGACGTCGAGTGGGGCCTCGTCTGGCCGCGCTCCGCCGAGACAGCCCGTGTACAGGCCTTCGCGGCCGTCGCTTCGCTCCCCTGA